In the genome of Notamacropus eugenii isolate mMacEug1 chromosome 5, mMacEug1.pri_v2, whole genome shotgun sequence, one region contains:
- the BBC3 gene encoding bcl-2-binding component 3 isoform X2, with protein MPPGVSFSASALVSVCRLSLWVRVRFRACAAVTELAAPRCGMARAQQDGSSPEPVEGLPREGPRSFPLGRLMPSAVSCSLCEAGLNPSGDSMCPAPGPTLAPPSLLPLAYFCTRQPRSYGGPRWARVARSPAPGSQGQSGSLPSLGERSAEEQEEGGQEVSEPQGASPMSGGPPGVLGPDHGDQGEQRDREIGAQLRRMADDLNALYEQRRREEEQRRHFSPWRLLYNLISGLLAPYRGNRIPEIEPN; from the exons ATGCCCCCGGG GGTCTCGTTCTCTGCCTCCGCATTGGTGAGTGTGTGCCGCTTGTCTCTGTGGGTGCGTGTGCGGTTTCGTGCGTGTGCCGCTGTCACCGAGCTGGCT GCTCCCCGGTGTGGCATGGCCAGAGCGCAGCAGGACGGCAGCTCCCCGGAGCCGGTGGAGGGTCTGCCCCGGGAGGGCCCCAGAAGCTTTCCCCTGGGGCGGCTCATGCCCTCTGCAGTCTCCTGCAGCCTCTGCGAGGCTGGTCTGAACCCTTCTGGTGACTCCATGTGCCCGGCCCCCGGCCCCACGCTGGCAcccccttccctcctgcccctcGCCTACTTCTGCACTCGACAGCCCCGTTCCTATGGGGGCCCCCGCTGGGCCCGGGTGGCCCGGAGCCCGGCCCCCGGCAGCCAGGGCCAGAGTG GCTCCCTGCCCTCCTTGGGTGAAAGGTCTgcagaggagcaggaggagggagGACAGGAGGTCTCAGAGCCCCAGGGAGCATCCCCGATGTCTGGTGGCCCCCCTGGGGTGTTAGGCCCAGACCATGGGGACCAAGGAGAGCAGCGAGACCGAGAGATTGGAGCCCAGCTCCGGAGGATGGCTGATGACCTCAATGCTCTGTATGAGCAGCGG AGACGAGAGGAGGAGCAAAGACGTCATTTCTCCCCCTGGAGGCTTCTCTACAATCTCATCTCAGGGCTCTTGGCCCCATACCGAGGGAACCGGATCCCCGAGATTGAGCCCAACTAG
- the BBC3 gene encoding bcl-2-binding component 3 isoform X4, producing the protein MPPGVSFSASALAPRCGMARAQQDGSSPEPVEGLPREGPRSFPLGRLMPSAVSCSLCEAGLNPSGDSMCPAPGPTLAPPSLLPLAYFCTRQPRSYGGPRWARVARSPAPGSQGQSGSLPSLGERSAEEQEEGGQEVSEPQGASPMSGGPPGVLGPDHGDQGEQRDREIGAQLRRMADDLNALYEQRRREEEQRRHFSPWRLLYNLISGLLAPYRGNRIPEIEPN; encoded by the exons ATGCCCCCGGG GGTCTCGTTCTCTGCCTCCGCATTG GCTCCCCGGTGTGGCATGGCCAGAGCGCAGCAGGACGGCAGCTCCCCGGAGCCGGTGGAGGGTCTGCCCCGGGAGGGCCCCAGAAGCTTTCCCCTGGGGCGGCTCATGCCCTCTGCAGTCTCCTGCAGCCTCTGCGAGGCTGGTCTGAACCCTTCTGGTGACTCCATGTGCCCGGCCCCCGGCCCCACGCTGGCAcccccttccctcctgcccctcGCCTACTTCTGCACTCGACAGCCCCGTTCCTATGGGGGCCCCCGCTGGGCCCGGGTGGCCCGGAGCCCGGCCCCCGGCAGCCAGGGCCAGAGTG GCTCCCTGCCCTCCTTGGGTGAAAGGTCTgcagaggagcaggaggagggagGACAGGAGGTCTCAGAGCCCCAGGGAGCATCCCCGATGTCTGGTGGCCCCCCTGGGGTGTTAGGCCCAGACCATGGGGACCAAGGAGAGCAGCGAGACCGAGAGATTGGAGCCCAGCTCCGGAGGATGGCTGATGACCTCAATGCTCTGTATGAGCAGCGG AGACGAGAGGAGGAGCAAAGACGTCATTTCTCCCCCTGGAGGCTTCTCTACAATCTCATCTCAGGGCTCTTGGCCCCATACCGAGGGAACCGGATCCCCGAGATTGAGCCCAACTAG
- the BBC3 gene encoding bcl-2-binding component 3 isoform X1, with protein MPPGVSFSASALVSVCRLSLWVRVRFRACAAVTELAAPRCGMARAQQDGSSPEPVEGLPREGPRSFPLGRLMPSAVSCSLCEAGLNPSGDSMCPAPGPTLAPPSLLPLAYFCTRQPRSYGGPRWARVARSPAPGSQGQSGSLPSLGERSAEEQEEGGQEVSEPQGASPMSGGPPGVLGPDHGDQGEQRDREIGAQLRRMADDLNALYEQRELAVPGPCSNTSSLPSLPTETRGGAKTSFLPLEASLQSHLRALGPIPREPDPRD; from the exons ATGCCCCCGGG GGTCTCGTTCTCTGCCTCCGCATTGGTGAGTGTGTGCCGCTTGTCTCTGTGGGTGCGTGTGCGGTTTCGTGCGTGTGCCGCTGTCACCGAGCTGGCT GCTCCCCGGTGTGGCATGGCCAGAGCGCAGCAGGACGGCAGCTCCCCGGAGCCGGTGGAGGGTCTGCCCCGGGAGGGCCCCAGAAGCTTTCCCCTGGGGCGGCTCATGCCCTCTGCAGTCTCCTGCAGCCTCTGCGAGGCTGGTCTGAACCCTTCTGGTGACTCCATGTGCCCGGCCCCCGGCCCCACGCTGGCAcccccttccctcctgcccctcGCCTACTTCTGCACTCGACAGCCCCGTTCCTATGGGGGCCCCCGCTGGGCCCGGGTGGCCCGGAGCCCGGCCCCCGGCAGCCAGGGCCAGAGTG GCTCCCTGCCCTCCTTGGGTGAAAGGTCTgcagaggagcaggaggagggagGACAGGAGGTCTCAGAGCCCCAGGGAGCATCCCCGATGTCTGGTGGCCCCCCTGGGGTGTTAGGCCCAGACCATGGGGACCAAGGAGAGCAGCGAGACCGAGAGATTGGAGCCCAGCTCCGGAGGATGGCTGATGACCTCAATGCTCTGTATGAGCAGCGG GAACTGGCAGTCCCAGGGCCATGTTCTaacacttcctccctcccctctttgccCACAGAGACGAGAGGAGGAGCAAAGACGTCATTTCTCCCCCTGGAGGCTTCTCTACAATCTCATCTCAGGGCTCTTGGCCCCATACCGAGGGAACCGGATCCCCGAGATTGA
- the BBC3 gene encoding bcl-2-binding component 3 isoform X5, producing the protein MARAQQDGSSPEPVEGLPREGPRSFPLGRLMPSAVSCSLCEAGLNPSGDSMCPAPGPTLAPPSLLPLAYFCTRQPRSYGGPRWARVARSPAPGSQGQSGSLPSLGERSAEEQEEGGQEVSEPQGASPMSGGPPGVLGPDHGDQGEQRDREIGAQLRRMADDLNALYEQRELAVPGPCSNTSSLPSLPTETRGGAKTSFLPLEASLQSHLRALGPIPREPDPRD; encoded by the exons ATGGCCAGAGCGCAGCAGGACGGCAGCTCCCCGGAGCCGGTGGAGGGTCTGCCCCGGGAGGGCCCCAGAAGCTTTCCCCTGGGGCGGCTCATGCCCTCTGCAGTCTCCTGCAGCCTCTGCGAGGCTGGTCTGAACCCTTCTGGTGACTCCATGTGCCCGGCCCCCGGCCCCACGCTGGCAcccccttccctcctgcccctcGCCTACTTCTGCACTCGACAGCCCCGTTCCTATGGGGGCCCCCGCTGGGCCCGGGTGGCCCGGAGCCCGGCCCCCGGCAGCCAGGGCCAGAGTG GCTCCCTGCCCTCCTTGGGTGAAAGGTCTgcagaggagcaggaggagggagGACAGGAGGTCTCAGAGCCCCAGGGAGCATCCCCGATGTCTGGTGGCCCCCCTGGGGTGTTAGGCCCAGACCATGGGGACCAAGGAGAGCAGCGAGACCGAGAGATTGGAGCCCAGCTCCGGAGGATGGCTGATGACCTCAATGCTCTGTATGAGCAGCGG GAACTGGCAGTCCCAGGGCCATGTTCTaacacttcctccctcccctctttgccCACAGAGACGAGAGGAGGAGCAAAGACGTCATTTCTCCCCCTGGAGGCTTCTCTACAATCTCATCTCAGGGCTCTTGGCCCCATACCGAGGGAACCGGATCCCCGAGATTGA
- the BBC3 gene encoding bcl-2-binding component 3 isoform X3 has product MPPGVSFSASALAPRCGMARAQQDGSSPEPVEGLPREGPRSFPLGRLMPSAVSCSLCEAGLNPSGDSMCPAPGPTLAPPSLLPLAYFCTRQPRSYGGPRWARVARSPAPGSQGQSGSLPSLGERSAEEQEEGGQEVSEPQGASPMSGGPPGVLGPDHGDQGEQRDREIGAQLRRMADDLNALYEQRELAVPGPCSNTSSLPSLPTETRGGAKTSFLPLEASLQSHLRALGPIPREPDPRD; this is encoded by the exons ATGCCCCCGGG GGTCTCGTTCTCTGCCTCCGCATTG GCTCCCCGGTGTGGCATGGCCAGAGCGCAGCAGGACGGCAGCTCCCCGGAGCCGGTGGAGGGTCTGCCCCGGGAGGGCCCCAGAAGCTTTCCCCTGGGGCGGCTCATGCCCTCTGCAGTCTCCTGCAGCCTCTGCGAGGCTGGTCTGAACCCTTCTGGTGACTCCATGTGCCCGGCCCCCGGCCCCACGCTGGCAcccccttccctcctgcccctcGCCTACTTCTGCACTCGACAGCCCCGTTCCTATGGGGGCCCCCGCTGGGCCCGGGTGGCCCGGAGCCCGGCCCCCGGCAGCCAGGGCCAGAGTG GCTCCCTGCCCTCCTTGGGTGAAAGGTCTgcagaggagcaggaggagggagGACAGGAGGTCTCAGAGCCCCAGGGAGCATCCCCGATGTCTGGTGGCCCCCCTGGGGTGTTAGGCCCAGACCATGGGGACCAAGGAGAGCAGCGAGACCGAGAGATTGGAGCCCAGCTCCGGAGGATGGCTGATGACCTCAATGCTCTGTATGAGCAGCGG GAACTGGCAGTCCCAGGGCCATGTTCTaacacttcctccctcccctctttgccCACAGAGACGAGAGGAGGAGCAAAGACGTCATTTCTCCCCCTGGAGGCTTCTCTACAATCTCATCTCAGGGCTCTTGGCCCCATACCGAGGGAACCGGATCCCCGAGATTGA